In Acetivibrio cellulolyticus CD2, the sequence TTCTTCAGCCTCTGCAAACAAAGAAAATCAGCAACTCTACANTAACGGCTACTTCTGCTATGTCTACAAGTTTTGGCATTATCACCAAACNGNCCTCGCATTCCNAGACATATTGGCTTTTTTGGATAGTGACTTCAAAAAGAAACATCCTGAAATGCACATTGAGAAAAAAATTCGGATTCTCCAAGACGAAGATGAAATCTATTAGGGGATTTCCAAATCCCTTAAACCCAGTATTTTGGCAAACTTCCTTTAACTCTTTCCCCCCGGATTTTTAAAACCCAAGCACTTTCCCTTGGTGATTCTATTTTTGATACGTGCGATACCTACACATTGCTCTTAGATGAACTCAAGTTTCAAAGGGCTCTAATACCTTTGAATTCCAGAAATTCAAACCCTAATCTTCCGCCTATTAAATACAATGATGATGGTTGGCCACTTTGCTCTAAAGATTCTTCTGTACCAATGAAACCAAATGGCTGGAGCCGAGAAGAAGGAAGAATCGAAAGATTCAAATGGCGGTGCCCACAGGCAAAACTAATTAAAGGTAAATGGGTTACTTCTTGTGATAACCCCTGTAATGGCAAGCCTTGCGGTCGTGTAACCTTCACATCTCCTGCCATGGATAAACGCATGTATCCAGGTGTGATTAGAGGCTCTGACGAATGGATTTCTGACTACAAAATTAGGACTGTAGTAGAAAAAAACATTCAATACCTTAAGGAGCCTATGGCCTGTGGTAATCTTAAAACAAGAGACAACCTAACTATTAAAGCAGATTTATATCTCGCAGGTATCACACAACTAATTACTGTAATACTTGCAGATAAAATTCATGAGCACAAGTATATACGTAGTTTAAAACCTTTAATCGCTTGATTTACTAACTTACTCTTGAAACTTATGTCTTATACATAAGCTTATTTGTGCTGTAATTTCATCAACAAGGTTCTGGTTTTTCAGTCAAATCACTAACATATATCCCTCTTAAGTTATCAAAGTCCATTTTACATCTCTTCTAACTTTTTACATCTGATTTTTTAAGTCATTTTGCAAATGCCTAATATTAATTAAAGTAGAACCATATATAAAAGCACTAAATGTAATAATTTTACTATACCATACCTTAGTAATTATGTCACTAAAAGGGATTAAGTTTTACTATTTTAATATAATATTATGTAAAAGGGATGTTGCATTCGCAACACCCCTTTAAAACAGCTAGTTATTGTGTTAATAAAGTTTACAGCACATAAATACGTTTATTTCACAGTAAAGTTAGTTGGTGCTGTATTTGTTCCGCNNNNNNNNNNNNNNNNNNNNNNNNNNNNNNNNNNNNNNNNNNNNNNNNNNNNNNNNNNNNNNNNNNNNNNNNNNNNNNNNNNNNNNNNNNNNNNNNNNNNTTTTTTTATGATAGAATTTATGAACTTTGGGTTATTCTCAGTTACAAAGGTTTCAATCCCTGAAGTATCATAAGCGATAGTGGATGCAAGAGTAGTGTTAATTTCCTGGCAAATAGGTTCTGTAATATCTACAAGGTGGTTAAAGAAGTTTTCCAGGTAAATAACGAAATCTTGTTTGAACCGTGTAAACTGAGAGTTATGAGGGACGTCTGGAAGGCCACAGAATTCACGGGCTTCATGGCATAAATTAAGAAAAATAATGAGTAGCGAAACTGTAGGAATGCCAAGAATTTTCTGCAGAACTAATGCTGAAAGCATTGAAGAGAGTGAATATTTACGGTCTCTCCCTAGAGTTTTGTGGTAAGACCAATAAAAATCCTGTGGTATAAGCGAAGATAAATCAAGATGTTGTGAGAGTAGCTTAAGAAATTTTGGCTTATTATTTTGAAAAACATCTTTACATTCTTCGAATGTGTCAGCAAAAGAAATTTGTTTATAAAGTTTTACCATTTGTTTTCTCTTTCTCTTGTTTAAAATTGGATTAGATACCTATATTTTACTAGAAGCAGAGGGGGAAAACAATAAAAATATCAATTTGAAATGCAGTAAATTCAAGCGTTATAGCATTTCGCAAATAACTAAAAAATAATTATACAAGGGGGAGTAAAATTATGAATAAATACATAAAAATTGAATTCGAAGGCAACTGTAATTTATCTTGTGATTATTGTTTTGTAGACTATAGGGTAAAAATAGATACAGATAAAATGATTAAACACATGGAAGAAATATTCAAAAAGAATGGTCCAAAATGTATATATAAAGTTGAATGCATTGGAGAAATTACACTGTATCCTGAAATTCTATCGTATCTTGGCAGTAAAGTTGAAGAGGATGGATACGAGATTCATATATTATCAAATGGAGTAAAAACAGTAGATGTAAAAATTGCCTCTTTATTTAAGTGGAGCATATCTCTAGATGGGCACACAGTCAAAATGAACAAATATAGAAAACTGGACTTACAGAGAATAGAAAATATTCTAAATAACATATTTTCAACAAATGCAGATATTCAATGTGTTTTCAATGAACAGTCAGTATTTGAAATGAATTCATTTATTTTATATCTTAAAGATAAAGGCTTTAAAGGAGCATTACATATTTTCCCTTGCAGATTTGCAAATACTCCCCTAAATAGATATTTAGATTATGACAAGTTAGTAAAAGCTAGTTTTATCCCGTCAGAAGAATACTTCAGAAGATGGAAATACATATTTGATAATAACAAAAGAAACTTTACATGTGATTTTTATAAAAATGGTTATGTTTATAGAATTATGAAAGATGGCATTAATGTGAAAGAAATTAAATGTGATTGTGCAGGGAGTAAATTTACATTTATAACAGGAGATGAGAATTCGAAGAGTTTTTCTGAGGCAAACTGTGGCACATGCATAAATCATTTTGAATATAATGAAAGTTTACAAAAGGAAAGACAATTTGCGATGAGTTAATTCATAAAGGTTTATTAAATCTATCGTAGAGTTTTATTAAGCCTCTTTCGAACGAAGTGAAAGAGGCAAAAACGGAGGGACTCGAAGTCCCGGAGTTTTTATTAGGATCTACATTGATACTGTATTTGGTGGGTATAAACAATAAGCTTAGATAAATTACCAATGATTATTGATTTTGCAAAAGGGAGAGATTTCATTGAAGTACTGCATAATAACCGACAACAGTCAAGATGAATTAAATAAGATAAATATGGAGGCAGTGGGTTTTTATCAATGGGTCAATGTTTTTCACGGAGAGCGTTTAGGTGCGGAAGAAATATTACCGGTATTAAAGGATTGTGATTATGATGTTATTCATGTTCGCCTAACGGCTTCGCATTTCACTTTGATTCATTCGATACGCAGTAAAATCGGAGAAAAGTCGCAGACAAAGCTTGTTGTGTCAATGGATTATCCACCTATATATTGGAAGAGGCACTTTGAAGATATGACTAGAGTGAAAGAAGCTTTGGATAAAGCGGATTTTGTATTTGCTACGGAGTATTCCATTTGCTGTGAACTGGAGAAACTCATCGGAAAACTTGTATATGAGCTTCCTTATCCTGCTGATATTGATAGACTTAAAGAATATGAACAAAAAGAAAAGAAGAATATTATAAATGTATTATATAAAAGCAAACTTAAAAACCTGTCAAATCTTAAACGTATTGCAGAAAAATCAGGTGCCAGACTTAGAGTCGTTTTTTATTCATTGGCAGAGAAAAAAACTGTTGAAAAATTGAGTAAAAGTAAAATAGATTTTGTGCAATGCCGGAGTGAAGAGGAGCTTTGCAGGGCACTGTCTGAAGGGGATGTCGTCATTGGACCATATGCTTATAGAAATTATGGCAAATGGCCTATTTATGCGGCGGCAGTCGGAAGTATTTATATAGGAAACAGCTTAGTAGATGCCTCAAGGAGATGCTTTCCTATGATTTATAGCACATATAAATCCCTTAAAGGATATGGGCTTATTTACAGATGGTTGGCAGGCGATAGGGAAATATGCGAATATATAAGGAAAACAGCTTCTCATAAAGTTGAGTACTACAGTCTTCAGAATATTAAGGACAGGTTTCTATGTCTTCTTATGCAGGAAACAAAAGATATAAGTTTTCGAAAGTATATGAATACAATGGAAACAGAGACAAAAGGCATATCTTCAGAATTGGAAACAGATAGAAAGGCTACAGTATTTTGTAGGGACATTAAGCACTTGTTCGGGAAAACTGTGTTGCAGCATTCGAAGAACGAGGTTGCAGTGTTTTGTCTGGTGAAGAATGGAATGGAGTACCTTCCTGATTTTTTGGAGCATTACAATAATCTTGGAGTCAGGCATTTCATATTTGTTGACAATGGCTCTACAGACGGTACTGTTGAATTTCTAAGGGATAAACACAATGTGACCGTATTTGGTACCGAAATTCCACACAAATATTATGAAAATGAGATTAGAAGGACGGTTATACAAAACCTTATAAGAGATAGCTGGTGCCTTTGTGTGGATGTTGATGAATTATGGGACTATCCTTATTCAGACAGAATTTCTATTAAAAGCTTTTTAGAGTATTTGAACTTTAACAGGTATACTGCCGTGATTTCATATATGCTGGATATGTTTCCTGCAATGCTGGATTTCAATAACAGCGAAAAAGACAGCGGGTGGAAAGAAAGATATGTTTATTATGATCTAACTAAAATTAAGAAGGCAAACTATTTTGCTCAAAATAATAACTTCTGCAACTATAATAATTTAGCTGATAGGTCAATGAAGTACTACTTTGGGGGCATCCGGCTTAAACATTTCGGAAGTGAATCAAACAGATATGTTCTTATTAAGCACCCTTTGATGTTTATGGACGGAAAAATAGAACCTGTAACTGATCCACATTATTGCAATAAAGCCTACATTGCAGATGTAAGCTGTGTGATAAAGCATTACAAGTTTACTTCTTCATTTAAGGAGCGTCTTAACAGCAGTAAGAATGATTATGATTTTTTTGGAAGGTGCGAACATGAAGAATACCATAAAGTTTTGAAGGACAATGAAAATATTAATTTCTATTCATCATCTGCAAAAAGATTGGAAAACGTAAACGATCTGCTTCAATCAGGTTTTATTAAGGTTTCCAGGAAATATTTGAACTTTGTTTATTCTAAAAAATGAGAACAAATAAGAAGAATGAAGGACTAGTACTTTGTAAAATCTCAGTCTTTACATTCCCTAACAAATACATATTTATTTAGATACTAGGGGGGAGATCTTTTTAATGGAAACTATTAAAATTGTTACATCATCCGATGATCGATATGTTCAGCATCTTGGAATCATGCTGATATCACTCTTAATGAATACGGCATCACGGGAGAGTCTGGAGTTTTTTGTGATTGATGGAGGTATAACAGATAAAAATAAAGAAATCTTAGCATCTATTGTTGGAAAATACGGCTTGAAAATGCACTTTTTGCAGCTCAGCCCTGAGCGGTATCAATCGTTTAATGTGATGTCCTATTTTGGACAGGCAACGTTTTTCAGAATTTTTGTAACAGACCTTTTTGATCCTTCAGTAGAAAAAATTGTTTTTCTTGACTGTGACATGATTATAAAAGGTGATATTGCAGAACTCTGGAAAACGGATGTTTCAGGGTATTACATGGCAGCTGTTGAGGATGTAGGCTTGGAAAATGACGGATTGTATGGGATTCAACATAAAAGAAGCCTTGGTATAAAGCGCAGATCAAAGTATTTTAATGCCGGAGTTATGGTAATTAATATGACTCTATGGCGTAACCACAACATACCCGATCGAACTAGAAACTACCTTTTAACTCATCACAATGATGTAAAGCTTCCCGATCAGGACGCCTTGAATGCTGTTTTATGCGACAATTGGAAGCTTTTACATCCTAAATGGAACCAGCAGGCTACTTTGCAGTTGTTTTATAAGAAGAAATGGGTAATAAGGGAGGACTTGCTGGAAGCTGTTCATAACCCCGCAAT encodes:
- a CDS encoding radical SAM protein — its product is MNKYIKIEFEGNCNLSCDYCFVDYRVKIDTDKMIKHMEEIFKKNGPKCIYKVECIGEITLYPEILSYLGSKVEEDGYEIHILSNGVKTVDVKIASLFKWSISLDGHTVKMNKYRKLDLQRIENILNNIFSTNADIQCVFNEQSVFEMNSFILYLKDKGFKGALHIFPCRFANTPLNRYLDYDKLVKASFIPSEEYFRRWKYIFDNNKRNFTCDFYKNGYVYRIMKDGINVKEIKCDCAGSKFTFITGDENSKSFSEANCGTCINHFEYNESLQKERQFAMS
- a CDS encoding glycosyltransferase family 2 protein; this translates as MKYCIITDNSQDELNKINMEAVGFYQWVNVFHGERLGAEEILPVLKDCDYDVIHVRLTASHFTLIHSIRSKIGEKSQTKLVVSMDYPPIYWKRHFEDMTRVKEALDKADFVFATEYSICCELEKLIGKLVYELPYPADIDRLKEYEQKEKKNIINVLYKSKLKNLSNLKRIAEKSGARLRVVFYSLAEKKTVEKLSKSKIDFVQCRSEEELCRALSEGDVVIGPYAYRNYGKWPIYAAAVGSIYIGNSLVDASRRCFPMIYSTYKSLKGYGLIYRWLAGDREICEYIRKTASHKVEYYSLQNIKDRFLCLLMQETKDISFRKYMNTMETETKGISSELETDRKATVFCRDIKHLFGKTVLQHSKNEVAVFCLVKNGMEYLPDFLEHYNNLGVRHFIFVDNGSTDGTVEFLRDKHNVTVFGTEIPHKYYENEIRRTVIQNLIRDSWCLCVDVDELWDYPYSDRISIKSFLEYLNFNRYTAVISYMLDMFPAMLDFNNSEKDSGWKERYVYYDLTKIKKANYFAQNNNFCNYNNLADRSMKYYFGGIRLKHFGSESNRYVLIKHPLMFMDGKIEPVTDPHYCNKAYIADVSCVIKHYKFTSSFKERLNSSKNDYDFFGRCEHEEYHKVLKDNENINFYSSSAKRLENVNDLLQSGFIKVSRKYLNFVYSKK
- a CDS encoding transposase, with protein sequence MVKLYKQISFADTFEECKDVFQNNKPKFLKLLSQHLDLSSLIPQDFYWSYHKTLGRDRKYSLSSMLSALVLQKILGIPTVSLLIIFLNLCHEAREFCGLPDVPHNSQFTRFKQDFVIYLENFFNHLVDITEPICQEINTTLASTIAYDTSGIETFVTENNPKFINSIIKK